Proteins from one Cellulosilyticum lentocellum DSM 5427 genomic window:
- the queF gene encoding preQ(1) synthase yields MSSRTKEELNGVTHLGNQKVAYRDNYAPEVLETFINKHPDNDYFVKFNCPEFTSLCPITGQPDFATIYISYVPGPRMVESKSLKLYLFSFRNHGDFHEDCINTIMKDLIKLMDPKYIEVWGKFTPRGGISIDPYCNYGKPGTKWEAVAFDRLTHHDLYPEKVDNR; encoded by the coding sequence ATGAGTAGTAGAACAAAAGAGGAATTAAACGGTGTAACCCATTTAGGTAATCAAAAGGTAGCCTACCGAGATAATTATGCCCCAGAGGTCTTAGAAACTTTTATTAATAAACACCCTGATAATGATTATTTCGTTAAATTTAACTGTCCAGAATTTACAAGCTTATGTCCGATTACTGGTCAACCTGACTTTGCAACTATTTATATTTCTTATGTACCAGGTCCTCGTATGGTAGAAAGTAAATCCCTTAAGCTCTACCTTTTCAGTTTTAGAAATCATGGTGATTTTCATGAGGATTGTATTAATACTATTATGAAAGACCTTATTAAGCTAATGGACCCTAAATACATAGAGGTATGGGGTAAATTCACTCCAAGAGGTGGGATTTCTATAGACCCTTATTGTAATTATGGGAAGCCTGGGACTAAATGGGAAGCTGTTGCTTTTGACCGACTAACCCATCATGATTTATACCCTGAAAAAGTAGATAATCGCTAA
- a CDS encoding 7-cyano-7-deazaguanine synthase, producing the protein MLCIKSIVLFSGGIDSTTCLALAIENFSKENVTPLSITYG; encoded by the coding sequence GTGCTCTGTATAAAATCAATAGTTTTATTTAGTGGTGGCATCGACAGTACAACTTGTCTTGCCCTAGCTATAGAAAATTTCAGTAAGGAAAATGTAACTCCATTATCTATAACTTATGGATAA
- the kamA gene encoding lysine 2,3-aminomutase codes for MNEKICITKEYMSNDHISETLMEKWCDWQWQVKNTIRKVETVEMILGITFSDSQKFDIERTLAQFPMAISPYYLSLVDIHNYDNDPIFKQCFPSVLELNISPCDMSDPLHEEVDSPAPCITHRYPDRVLFHVSNVCGMYCRHCTRKRKVGDLDSIPSKESLLQGIEYIKNTPVIRDVLLSGGDPFLLSDTMIDWLLKEITAIDHVEVVRIGTRTPVVLPFRITDELVSILKKYDNIWLNTHFNHSREMTTEAGAALKKLKLAGIPLGNQSVLLKGINDCTYIMKDLLHKLILNGVRPYYLYQCDLSEGLEHFRTNIGTGIEIMENLRGHTSGFAIPTYVIDAPGGGGKIPVMPNYLVSWSSNKVVLRNYEGVITTYQMPINDNTSSCDLNCEACHLQRNHDTPCKQYQSIGIAKLLCDYEEDYTLIPEKLLRHSRRE; via the coding sequence ATGAATGAAAAAATATGTATCACTAAAGAGTATATGTCAAATGATCATATCTCAGAAACTCTTATGGAAAAGTGGTGTGACTGGCAATGGCAAGTCAAGAATACTATTCGTAAAGTCGAAACTGTTGAAATGATTTTAGGTATTACCTTTTCTGATTCACAAAAATTTGACATTGAAAGAACTCTTGCTCAATTCCCTATGGCTATTTCACCTTATTATTTATCTCTAGTCGATATACATAATTATGACAATGATCCTATTTTTAAGCAATGTTTTCCAAGTGTTCTAGAACTTAATATTTCTCCGTGCGATATGTCGGACCCCCTTCATGAAGAAGTAGATAGTCCAGCACCTTGTATTACTCATCGTTATCCAGATCGAGTACTTTTTCATGTGAGTAATGTATGTGGCATGTATTGTAGGCATTGTACACGTAAAAGAAAAGTAGGTGATTTAGATTCTATCCCTTCTAAAGAGTCACTTCTACAAGGCATTGAATACATTAAAAACACACCAGTCATACGTGATGTTTTATTGTCAGGTGGAGATCCGTTCTTACTCTCAGATACAATGATAGATTGGTTACTTAAAGAAATAACTGCCATTGATCATGTAGAAGTCGTACGTATAGGCACTAGGACACCCGTTGTCCTACCATTCAGAATTACCGATGAATTAGTTTCTATTCTTAAAAAATATGATAATATTTGGCTTAATACACATTTTAATCATTCTCGTGAAATGACAACTGAGGCAGGTGCCGCTTTAAAGAAACTCAAATTAGCAGGTATTCCATTAGGTAACCAATCTGTTCTTTTGAAAGGCATTAATGATTGTACATACATTATGAAAGATTTACTTCATAAGCTTATATTAAATGGTGTACGTCCTTATTACCTTTACCAATGTGACTTATCTGAAGGATTAGAACATTTTCGTACCAATATAGGCACAGGTATTGAAATCATGGAAAATCTAAGAGGTCATACAAGCGGGTTTGCCATTCCTACCTATGTGATTGATGCGCCTGGGGGTGGGGGGAAGATTCCCGTTATGCCTAATTACCTTGTTTCATGGTCAAGTAATAAAGTTGTCCTTAGAAATTATGAAGGAGTCATAACGACTTATCAAATGCCTATAAATGATAATACGTCAAGTTGTGATTTAAATTGTGAAGCGTGCCACCTACAGCGTAATCATGATACACCATGTAAGCAATATCAGAGTATTGGCATTGCTAAATTATTATGTGACTATGAAGAAGACTATACACTTATTCCAGAAAAATTATTACGTCATTCAAGGAGGGAATAA
- the ablB gene encoding putative beta-lysine N-acetyltransferase has product MNSSFFNSSDVIETHRHSLIHHGPQNKRVYVMHLDPQDMPAIIDELEELATTNHYTKMIYKVPKPFKADFSKRGYKQEGSIPKYFSAIETCCYMCHYLDARRKQIKDIDQVTDVLRKSLHQTSLNISLKLQSPFTIKILDTSHTFAMAELYRQVFSSYPFPIFDKTYLEETMLKNIIYFGLFNKNQLVGVASCETDLSTKTSEMTDFAIHPDYRGHQFALHLLQEMEIHMRMLGIQTVYTIARANSYGMNITFTKQGYCYGGLLRNNTHIGGQLESMNVWYKMI; this is encoded by the coding sequence ATGAACTCTAGTTTTTTTAATTCCTCAGATGTTATTGAAACACATAGGCACTCCCTTATTCATCATGGTCCTCAGAATAAACGGGTTTACGTGATGCACCTAGATCCTCAAGATATGCCAGCCATAATAGATGAGCTTGAAGAACTGGCTACAACTAACCATTATACAAAAATGATTTATAAGGTCCCAAAACCTTTTAAAGCGGATTTTTCTAAGCGTGGATATAAGCAAGAAGGATCTATCCCAAAGTATTTTAGTGCTATTGAAACCTGTTGTTATATGTGCCATTATCTTGATGCTAGACGCAAACAGATAAAAGATATTGATCAAGTTACAGATGTACTTAGGAAATCACTTCACCAAACTTCACTCAATATTTCATTAAAATTACAATCACCTTTTACTATTAAGATATTAGATACTTCTCATACTTTTGCAATGGCAGAACTTTACCGTCAAGTATTCAGCTCTTATCCTTTTCCTATTTTTGATAAAACGTATTTAGAAGAAACAATGTTAAAAAACATTATCTATTTTGGTCTATTTAATAAAAATCAATTAGTTGGTGTTGCATCTTGTGAAACAGACTTATCAACTAAAACAAGTGAAATGACGGATTTTGCAATTCATCCAGATTATAGAGGACATCAGTTTGCCTTGCATTTATTGCAGGAGATGGAAATACATATGAGGATGTTAGGTATTCAAACAGTCTATACAATTGCCCGTGCAAATTCATATGGTATGAATATTACTTTTACTAAGCAAGGTTATTGTTACGGTGGGCTACTTAGGAATAATACACACATCGGTGGGCAACTTGAAAGCATGAATGTCTGGTATAAAATGATTTAA
- a CDS encoding ABC transporter substrate-binding protein, with amino-acid sequence MLKKILLLGLSLCTMFSFVGCTNSTQTTYEKVKEKKELTFAMTGQYPPFNYIDESGELVGFDIDIANAIADKMGVTAKPETIAWEGIITGLTGKRFDMIIGSMAITEERLEKVSFSNPYYYDGAQLFVMQDSDIADINDLTNAKVGVVTGTTFHSYLSENYPNLEILQFESDVDNLRALKQGRMDALVTGKFVGLSAPSKYGINIKVAGTLLYFEEIGVAIRKEDAELLDAVNTALQDMIDDGTYEEISQKWFSTNILEK; translated from the coding sequence ATGTTAAAAAAAATATTACTTTTAGGGCTATCATTATGTACTATGTTTTCTTTTGTGGGGTGTACAAATAGCACTCAAACAACCTATGAAAAGGTTAAAGAAAAAAAGGAACTAACCTTTGCTATGACAGGGCAATATCCACCATTTAACTACATAGATGAAAGTGGGGAACTTGTTGGTTTTGATATTGATATTGCTAATGCCATTGCTGATAAAATGGGCGTAACTGCTAAGCCAGAAACGATTGCATGGGAAGGTATTATTACTGGTTTAACAGGAAAGCGTTTTGATATGATTATTGGTAGTATGGCGATTACTGAGGAGCGATTGGAAAAAGTTAGCTTCTCGAATCCTTATTATTATGATGGTGCACAACTATTTGTAATGCAGGATTCAGATATAGCAGATATTAATGATTTGACTAATGCAAAAGTGGGGGTTGTAACAGGTACCACTTTTCATTCTTATTTAAGTGAGAATTATCCAAACCTTGAAATTCTTCAATTTGAAAGTGATGTAGACAACTTAAGAGCACTTAAACAAGGACGTATGGATGCACTAGTAACAGGGAAATTTGTAGGGCTTAGCGCACCTTCAAAATATGGAATAAATATTAAGGTTGCAGGTACACTTTTGTATTTTGAAGAAATTGGTGTTGCTATACGAAAAGAAGATGCCGAACTTTTAGATGCTGTTAATACGGCACTTCAAGATATGATAGATGATGGTACTTATGAAGAAATCAGTCAAAAATGGTTTAGTACAAATATTTTAGAAAAGTAA
- a CDS encoding amino acid ABC transporter permease, whose protein sequence is MHYFTNFYEMIVEFFSTVLNFMPKFLPGVWMTLQLSFYSILLGTLFGLLATILKLSKKKILMQLIDCYITIVRGTPLLLQLIFIFSALPQLGIEFDSFSSAIIGLAFHSGAYISEIFRGAIESIDKGQNEAAKALGMTKLQAMRRIILPQAFKRSIPALGNQFIIAIKDSSLASAITITEIIMLTRQYASIKFDAFPIFFVAALYYLIITLSLTKLLAYIEKRLKVNER, encoded by the coding sequence ATGCATTATTTTACTAATTTCTATGAAATGATTGTTGAGTTCTTTTCTACAGTTTTAAATTTTATGCCTAAATTTTTACCTGGGGTATGGATGACATTACAACTCTCTTTTTATTCTATTTTATTAGGCACACTGTTTGGGCTTTTAGCAACGATACTTAAACTTTCTAAAAAAAAGATTCTTATGCAATTAATAGATTGCTATATTACCATTGTAAGAGGAACCCCATTGCTTCTTCAACTCATATTTATTTTTTCGGCTTTACCTCAACTAGGCATTGAATTTGACAGTTTTTCATCTGCTATTATTGGTCTTGCCTTCCATAGTGGTGCTTATATTAGTGAAATTTTCAGAGGTGCAATTGAGTCAATTGATAAAGGACAAAATGAAGCTGCCAAAGCACTAGGCATGACAAAATTACAGGCTATGAGGCGTATTATTCTTCCACAAGCTTTTAAACGTTCTATTCCTGCTCTTGGTAATCAATTTATTATAGCTATTAAAGATTCTTCCTTAGCCAGTGCTATTACTATTACGGAGATCATTATGCTCACAAGGCAATATGCTTCTATAAAATTTGATGCATTTCCTATCTTTTTTGTGGCAGCACTTTACTATCTTATCATTACGCTGTCTCTTACAAAATTATTAGCATATATAGAGAAACGATTAAAAGTAAATGAGAGGTGA
- a CDS encoding amino acid ABC transporter ATP-binding protein, protein MIEIKDLYKRFGSCEVLKGINMTIERGEVVCIIGASGSGKSTLLRCINFLEKKTSGEIYIDGEAISKKKNNINAMRKKVGMVFQHFNLFPHKTVIENIIEGPVIVKKIPKNEAKNLGMLLLEKVGLEDKANQYPAMLSGGQKQRVAIARALAMEPEVILFDEPTSALDPELVGEVLRVMRDLASEGMTMIIVTHEMGFAKEVADRIIFLNEGIIAEEGSPLELFENPSHERLQTFLSQILV, encoded by the coding sequence ATGATTGAAATAAAAGATCTATACAAACGCTTTGGTTCGTGTGAAGTGTTAAAGGGCATTAATATGACTATTGAAAGAGGAGAGGTCGTTTGTATAATTGGAGCTAGTGGTTCAGGAAAAAGTACACTACTTAGATGTATTAATTTTTTAGAAAAGAAAACAAGTGGAGAAATATATATCGATGGAGAAGCAATATCAAAAAAGAAAAATAATATTAATGCCATGCGCAAGAAGGTCGGTATGGTTTTTCAACATTTTAATCTTTTTCCACATAAAACAGTCATTGAAAATATTATAGAAGGACCTGTTATTGTAAAAAAAATACCTAAAAATGAAGCTAAAAATCTTGGAATGTTACTTCTTGAAAAAGTTGGACTTGAAGATAAAGCAAATCAATATCCAGCCATGTTATCAGGTGGGCAAAAGCAGCGTGTTGCCATAGCAAGAGCACTTGCAATGGAACCAGAAGTAATATTGTTTGATGAGCCCACTTCTGCACTTGATCCTGAATTAGTTGGAGAAGTCCTAAGGGTTATGAGAGATTTGGCAAGTGAAGGAATGACAATGATTATTGTGACTCATGAAATGGGCTTTGCTAAAGAAGTAGCTGATCGAATTATATTTCTTAATGAAGGTATTATTGCTGAGGAAGGTTCACCTTTAGAATTGTTTGAAAACCCTAGTCACGAGCGTTTACAGACATTTCTTAGTCAGATTCTTGTTTAG
- a CDS encoding ABC transporter permease subunit codes for MILRKLGFDFIYVVQNKNSAIIALIFVLVWRLVGYAMVMILAGIKSLDKALLEAEQVDGAFPLQLLWHVNQLQFDQKVLIFSKQESD; via the coding sequence ATGATATTAAGAAAATTAGGATTTGATTTTATTTATGTTGTACAGAATAAAAATTCGGCAATAATAGCACTCATATTTGTTCTTGTATGGCGACTAGTTGGTTATGCAATGGTTATGATTCTTGCAGGAATAAAAAGTTTAGATAAAGCATTATTGGAAGCAGAACAGGTTGATGGAGCATTTCCCTTACAACTTCTATGGCATGTAAATCAGCTTCAATTTGATCAGAAAGTCCTTATATTTTCTAAACAAGAATCTGACTAA
- a CDS encoding type 2 periplasmic-binding domain-containing protein, translated as MHLLRKYINTGVTPKESINSTIEDIYTEFAVGKYGRAIASGVHLATLRQNASFDGSAIQFTPLPGGTVVDGWFVGVWSGSQHKEEAGKALEKMHAPESDSKWIQLGGQAPLQKTTVKIWKLLMEINIWKQ; from the coding sequence TTGCATTTATTAAGGAAATACATCAATACCGGTGTTACTCCTAAAGAAAGTATAAATTCAACTATTGAAGACATTTATACTGAATTTGCAGTCGGGAAATATGGTAGGGCAATTGCCAGTGGGGTACATTTAGCGACATTAAGACAAAATGCATCTTTTGATGGAAGTGCGATTCAGTTTACTCCTCTTCCAGGTGGCACAGTCGTTGATGGATGGTTTGTAGGCGTTTGGTCTGGTTCGCAGCATAAAGAAGAAGCAGGTAAGGCCCTTGAGAAAATGCATGCACCTGAATCTGATTCGAAATGGATTCAATTAGGTGGACAGGCTCCATTACAAAAAACTACAGTAAAAATCTGGAAATTACTAATGGAAATAAATATATGGAAGCAATGA
- a CDS encoding protein adenylyltransferase SelO codes for MEEQFVENKCKMLENTYITLPEAFFSRQSPSKVPSPQLILWNENLAEKMGLDIDFFKSKEGVEVLAGNKVLQGTTPIAQAYAGHQFGYFTMLGDGRAILLGEYLTKEEERLDIQLKGSGRTPYSRRGDGKATLGPMLREYIISEGMKGLGIPTTRSLAVLTTGETIMRETSLPGAILVRVAKSHIRVGTFQYASQFQTKEELKALADYTLERHFKEGISKEAPYMYLLQEVVRRQAELIAKWQLVGFIHGVMNTDNMTISGETIDYGPCAFMDSYNPDTVFSSIDTNGRYAYQNQPKMAAWNLARFAEALLPLLHEDQAEAVKLAEKEVNQFFTLYHSFWYEGMRRKLGLFHENQMDQSLIEALLGLMQKYNADYTNTFRQLTLNQLTSSNLTASEEFKAWLDLWQQRLKAQKESLEAARSLMEKNNPTIIPRNHRVEEALEQAVIHKDYSILEALVRALQNPYDYQNLNDDYTVVPESFTCGYKTYCGT; via the coding sequence ATGGAAGAACAATTTGTAGAAAATAAATGTAAAATGCTAGAAAATACGTATATAACTTTACCAGAAGCATTTTTCTCAAGGCAATCTCCAAGTAAAGTGCCATCACCACAGCTAATTCTGTGGAATGAAAATCTTGCAGAAAAAATGGGTTTAGATATAGATTTTTTTAAAAGTAAAGAAGGGGTGGAAGTTTTAGCTGGTAACAAGGTTTTACAAGGAACAACACCAATTGCACAGGCTTATGCGGGTCATCAATTTGGCTATTTTACCATGCTAGGAGATGGAAGAGCCATTCTTTTAGGAGAGTATCTAACAAAAGAGGAAGAACGATTGGATATTCAACTCAAGGGTTCAGGAAGAACACCCTATTCAAGACGAGGAGATGGAAAAGCAACACTTGGCCCTATGCTACGTGAATATATAATCAGTGAGGGAATGAAAGGGTTAGGCATTCCGACTACAAGAAGTCTGGCAGTATTAACGACTGGTGAAACCATTATGAGAGAAACGAGTTTACCGGGAGCTATCTTGGTGAGAGTGGCTAAAAGTCATATCAGAGTGGGTACCTTTCAATATGCAAGCCAGTTTCAGACTAAAGAAGAGCTAAAGGCTTTAGCTGATTATACCTTAGAGAGACATTTTAAAGAAGGCATATCTAAAGAAGCACCTTATATGTATTTACTTCAAGAAGTAGTAAGAAGACAAGCAGAATTAATTGCAAAGTGGCAATTGGTTGGGTTTATTCATGGTGTAATGAACACAGACAATATGACAATCAGCGGAGAAACCATTGACTATGGGCCTTGTGCATTTATGGATAGTTATAATCCTGATACGGTGTTTAGTTCCATTGATACTAATGGGAGATATGCTTATCAGAATCAACCTAAAATGGCTGCATGGAATTTAGCTAGATTTGCAGAAGCCTTACTACCATTATTACATGAAGACCAAGCAGAAGCCGTTAAACTTGCAGAAAAAGAAGTCAATCAGTTTTTCACCTTATATCATAGTTTTTGGTATGAGGGAATGAGAAGAAAACTTGGTTTATTTCATGAAAATCAGATGGATCAATCTTTAATCGAAGCACTTCTAGGTTTAATGCAAAAGTATAATGCAGATTATACGAATACATTTCGTCAGCTCACATTAAATCAGTTAACGTCTTCTAATCTTACAGCCTCTGAAGAGTTTAAAGCGTGGCTTGACCTATGGCAACAACGCCTTAAGGCACAGAAAGAATCCTTAGAAGCAGCACGAAGCTTAATGGAGAAAAATAATCCTACAATAATACCTAGAAATCATAGAGTGGAAGAGGCGTTAGAACAAGCTGTAATTCATAAGGATTATAGTATTTTAGAAGCTCTAGTAAGAGCCTTACAAAATCCTTATGATTATCAAAATCTGAATGATGATTATACAGTAGTACCTGAGTCATTTACTTGTGGGTATAAAACATATTGTGGGACATAA
- a CDS encoding amino acid ABC transporter ATP-binding protein, whose protein sequence is MIKVVDLHKSFGDLKVLQGINDSINKGEVVVIIGPSGSGKSTYLRCINQMEEVTSGQVLVNEVDITDPKVDINEIRQKIGMVFQHFNLFPHMTVLDNITLAPMKIKKMEKEEAEKLAYSLLEKVGLREKASEYPNKLSGGQKQRIAIARALAMKPEVMLFDEPTSALDPEMVNEVLDVIKELANEGMTMMIVTHEMGFAKEVGTRLLFMDQGKIIEEGVPKDIFDAPKEERTKLFLSKVL, encoded by the coding sequence ATGATTAAGGTAGTAGACTTACATAAAAGTTTCGGAGATTTAAAGGTATTACAAGGAATTAATGACTCTATTAATAAGGGTGAGGTAGTTGTTATTATCGGTCCATCTGGTTCTGGGAAATCTACGTATTTAAGATGTATTAATCAAATGGAAGAAGTCACAAGTGGGCAGGTTTTAGTTAATGAAGTCGACATTACTGATCCTAAGGTAGATATTAATGAAATACGTCAAAAAATAGGAATGGTGTTCCAGCATTTTAACCTTTTTCCTCATATGACAGTGCTTGATAATATTACATTAGCACCTATGAAGATTAAAAAGATGGAGAAGGAAGAAGCAGAGAAATTAGCCTATAGCCTCTTAGAAAAAGTAGGACTAAGAGAGAAAGCTAGTGAATACCCTAATAAATTATCTGGTGGACAAAAGCAAAGGATTGCTATTGCAAGAGCTTTAGCGATGAAACCAGAAGTGATGCTATTTGATGAACCAACTTCTGCCTTAGATCCTGAAATGGTTAATGAGGTATTAGACGTTATTAAGGAACTAGCTAATGAAGGTATGACTATGATGATTGTAACGCATGAAATGGGCTTTGCAAAAGAAGTAGGTACAAGACTTTTATTTATGGATCAAGGCAAGATTATTGAAGAAGGCGTACCAAAGGATATATTTGATGCACCTAAAGAAGAAAGAACAAAACTTTTCTTAAGTAAGGTGTTATAA
- a CDS encoding amino acid ABC transporter permease, which yields MENFLTNLLGEQTVLFYKTFMEQKYYTVIWEGLKWTLGLTAIALIIGLLIGIFIALVQISVLPKKSGFLRSCWYYIVKFLKWITRAYIYIIRGTPSVLQIVLMWNVVFANATIDRIWVGGIAFGINSGAYMAELIRAGIQGIDKGQMEAGRSLGLGYGQTMRHVILPQAFIQMLPAFVSEFIILIKETAIIGFIGGLDLMKAQDIIMSRTFNALQPLLIVGVCYFIITSLLTVFMRQIEKKVNVSK from the coding sequence ATGGAAAATTTCTTAACCAATTTATTAGGAGAGCAAACAGTTTTATTTTATAAAACATTCATGGAACAGAAATATTATACTGTCATTTGGGAAGGACTTAAGTGGACATTAGGGCTTACAGCCATTGCACTAATAATCGGTTTACTAATCGGTATATTTATAGCATTAGTACAAATTAGTGTGCTACCTAAGAAGTCTGGTTTTTTAAGAAGTTGTTGGTACTATATAGTAAAGTTTTTAAAGTGGATTACAAGAGCATATATTTACATAATTAGGGGTACACCATCTGTACTTCAAATTGTATTAATGTGGAACGTTGTTTTTGCCAATGCTACAATTGATCGTATTTGGGTTGGTGGAATTGCATTTGGTATTAATAGTGGTGCTTATATGGCAGAACTTATTCGTGCAGGTATCCAAGGTATAGATAAAGGACAAATGGAAGCCGGTAGGTCTCTAGGGCTTGGCTATGGTCAAACGATGAGACATGTTATTTTGCCACAGGCCTTTATTCAGATGTTACCAGCTTTCGTTAGTGAGTTTATCATCTTAATTAAGGAAACAGCCATTATAGGATTTATCGGTGGTCTTGATTTAATGAAAGCTCAAGATATTATTATGAGCCGTACCTTTAATGCCTTACAACCATTATTAATCGTGGGTGTATGCTATTTTATCATTACTAGCTTACTGACAGTATTTATGAGGCAAATAGAGAAAAAGGTTAACGTGAGCAAATAA